A single region of the Gilliamella apis genome encodes:
- the dsbC gene encoding bifunctional protein-disulfide isomerase/oxidoreductase DsbC has translation MKKLVISLGLALISTSVLANNADITKSMEKLGFSNKEITIENNPVQGLKSVITPEGIFYVTDDGKFLTQGPIYSLEGGEPVNIANSNNLKLMKSIEKDAIVYKAPKEKYIISVFTDYTCHYCKLLHENINQYLDAGISVHYFAFPRAGANSDVGKNMQSIWSVADRKAAFDNAYKGNSISPANSMVPYVTQQFNVGKKLGISGTPALVLPDGQLVSGYVPADKLIEILKKKAKN, from the coding sequence ATGAAAAAATTAGTCATAAGTTTAGGTTTAGCATTAATCTCAACTTCAGTATTAGCCAATAACGCCGATATAACCAAATCGATGGAAAAATTAGGTTTTTCTAATAAAGAAATTACTATCGAAAATAACCCAGTACAAGGTTTAAAAAGTGTTATAACTCCTGAGGGCATTTTCTATGTCACAGATGATGGTAAATTTTTAACTCAAGGACCAATCTATAGTCTTGAAGGCGGTGAACCAGTAAATATTGCTAACAGTAATAACTTAAAATTAATGAAATCAATTGAAAAAGATGCCATTGTTTATAAAGCACCAAAAGAAAAATATATTATTTCGGTTTTCACCGATTACACTTGTCACTATTGTAAATTACTTCATGAAAATATAAATCAATACTTAGATGCGGGTATCTCTGTGCACTATTTTGCCTTTCCTCGAGCCGGTGCTAATAGTGATGTAGGTAAAAATATGCAATCTATTTGGAGTGTTGCCGATCGTAAAGCTGCTTTTGATAATGCCTATAAGGGTAATTCAATTTCTCCAGCAAATAGCATGGTACCTTATGTAACACAACAATTTAACGTTGGTAAAAAATTAGGTATCAGTGGTACGCCTGCATTAGTACTACCTGATGGACAATTAGTTTCAGGCTATGTCCCTGCTGATAAATTAATCGAAATTTTAAAAAAGAAAGCAAAAAATTAA
- the xerD gene encoding site-specific tyrosine recombinase XerD, translated as MSDKDISSQNKILIEQFLDSIWLERNLAENTIESYKLDLLALSQSLQLQQVNFLTAQSINLQEFLLQRVKDGYKASSSARLLSATKRFFQYLYQENYRTDDPSAILSSPKLPKKLPKDLTELQVDALLESPSIDDPIELRDKAMLEVLYATGLRVSELVNLEISDVSLRQGVVRVVGKGNKERLVPLGEEAIYWLEYYFKYARNNLLKNGPVDVLFPSRLGKKMTRQTFWHRIKYYAILTGINIEALSPHVLRHAFATHLLNHGADLRVVQMLLGHSSLSTTQIYTHVATERLKQLHSKHHPRA; from the coding sequence ATGTCTGATAAAGATATATCATCACAAAATAAAATATTAATTGAACAATTTCTAGACTCAATTTGGTTAGAACGAAATCTTGCTGAAAACACGATTGAATCTTACAAACTTGATCTTCTTGCACTAAGCCAATCACTACAATTACAACAAGTTAATTTTCTCACAGCACAATCCATTAACTTACAAGAATTTTTACTACAACGAGTTAAAGATGGTTATAAAGCGAGTAGTTCGGCACGTTTATTGAGTGCGACTAAACGTTTCTTCCAATATCTATATCAAGAAAACTATCGTACCGATGATCCATCAGCTATATTGTCATCACCCAAATTACCCAAAAAGTTACCTAAAGACTTAACTGAATTACAGGTTGATGCCCTACTAGAATCACCAAGTATTGATGATCCAATTGAGCTGAGAGATAAAGCTATGTTAGAGGTGCTTTATGCTACAGGATTACGAGTTTCAGAATTAGTTAACTTAGAAATTAGTGACGTCAGCCTAAGGCAAGGAGTAGTACGAGTTGTAGGCAAAGGCAATAAAGAACGTTTAGTTCCTTTAGGTGAAGAAGCAATCTATTGGCTTGAATACTATTTCAAATATGCGCGCAATAATCTACTAAAAAATGGCCCAGTTGATGTGCTTTTTCCAAGTCGTTTAGGCAAGAAAATGACACGACAGACATTCTGGCATAGAATCAAATATTATGCCATACTAACCGGCATTAATATCGAAGCCCTTTCACCTCATGTACTTAGGCACGCCTTTGCAACGCATCTGCTTAATCATGGCGCCGATTTACGAGTAGTACAAATGTTACTAGGGCACAGTAGTTTATCAACTACACAAATTTATACACATGTTGCAACAGAAAGATTAAAACAATTGCACAGCAAACATCATCCTCGTGCATAA
- a CDS encoding Pr6Pr family membrane protein, whose product MLAFSCLCLTFNPNCNRYSFKVIRLNGLVGVIITAIVYNLILRGIHKPPNTLLQFANESLHVILPIIGVLSWLVWGPFRRIQFNVIVGSFLSMLVYGIYIFIRGYLTNQYPYPFINVVRVGYIKALYAAGSVFVLFLGLALLLWAIDCFRRRI is encoded by the coding sequence ATGTTGGCATTTAGTTGCCTATGCTTAACTTTCAATCCTAACTGTAATCGATATAGTTTCAAGGTGATACGCTTGAATGGTTTAGTCGGGGTGATTATAACCGCGATAGTTTATAACTTAATTTTAAGGGGAATACATAAACCACCTAATACGTTATTACAATTTGCCAATGAAAGTTTACATGTGATTCTGCCGATTATTGGCGTATTAAGTTGGTTAGTTTGGGGACCATTTCGACGTATTCAATTTAATGTCATTGTTGGCTCGTTTTTGTCGATGTTAGTTTATGGTATTTATATTTTTATACGAGGTTATCTTACTAATCAATATCCATATCCTTTTATTAATGTGGTTAGGGTTGGATATATTAAAGCGCTATATGCTGCAGGATCGGTTTTTGTGCTGTTTTTAGGGCTGGCTCTTTTGTTATGGGCCATTGATTGTTTTAGGAGAAGAATATGA